One Edaphobacter bradus DNA window includes the following coding sequences:
- a CDS encoding RNA polymerase sigma factor — protein sequence MTENKTVPGLFKRNPPIAGETEAIERAKAGDAEAFSRLYALHKRRVYTLCLRMLGNVSEAEDMTQEAFLHLFRKIGSFRGESAFSTWLHRLTVNLVLMHLRKKGLQLVSLEETINPSEEDAPKRDFGSRDPHLAGSVDRVALERAVASLPPGYRMVFVLHDVEGFEHNEIAGMLECSTGNSKSQLHKARLKLRELLRQPESTKEADLKEAAL from the coding sequence ATGACAGAAAATAAAACCGTTCCAGGGTTGTTCAAACGAAATCCTCCCATTGCAGGCGAAACTGAGGCGATTGAACGCGCCAAGGCCGGTGACGCCGAAGCGTTCTCCCGCCTTTATGCGCTGCATAAGCGCCGGGTTTACACGCTATGCCTCCGCATGCTCGGCAACGTCTCTGAAGCCGAGGACATGACCCAGGAGGCCTTCCTCCACCTCTTCCGCAAGATCGGCAGCTTCCGCGGCGAGAGCGCCTTCTCCACCTGGCTGCACCGCCTCACGGTCAACCTCGTCCTCATGCACCTGCGCAAGAAGGGCCTGCAACTCGTCTCTCTTGAAGAGACCATCAACCCTTCTGAAGAGGACGCGCCCAAGCGTGACTTCGGCAGCCGCGATCCGCATCTGGCCGGCTCGGTCGACCGTGTCGCCCTCGAGCGCGCTGTCGCCTCACTGCCTCCCGGTTACCGCATGGTCTTCGTCCTCCACGACGTCGAAGGCTTCGAGCACAACGAGATCGCCGGCATGCTCGAATGCTCCACCGGCAACAGCAAATCGCAACTTCACAAAGCACGACTCAAACTCCGAGAGCTACTCCGTCAGCCCGAATCCACCAAGGAGGCCGACCTCAAGGAGGCGGCACTATGA